A genomic segment from Neobacillus sp. YX16 encodes:
- a CDS encoding phage holin family protein, whose translation MKWLIGILINGVLFMAIAGYFSESFALEGFAAALSASFLLSIINIIVRPILVILTLPATILTLGLFLFVINAITLEITDYLMGDAFEIAGFGMALLASVIMSIFTLVLDKTLLKPSKKN comes from the coding sequence ATGAAATGGTTGATTGGAATCTTAATCAATGGTGTTTTGTTCATGGCAATTGCAGGCTACTTTTCTGAAAGCTTTGCGCTGGAGGGATTTGCGGCAGCCCTTTCAGCAAGCTTTTTATTATCGATAATAAATATCATCGTTCGCCCGATTCTAGTAATTTTAACCTTACCTGCAACAATTTTAACATTAGGTCTATTCTTATTTGTTATTAATGCGATAACTCTTGAGATAACCGATTATTTGATGGGGGACGCGTTTGAAATTGCAGGTTTCGGAATGGCATTATTAGCCTCTGTTATCATGTCAATATTCACACTGGTTCTGGATAAAACACTTCTTAAACCATCTAAAAAAAACTAG
- a CDS encoding DUF4097 domain-containing protein — MKEERKRILKMVEDGKLNVDEALTLLEELEKAGQTMDQKQEQIAQEISTAFKFEEAKKEESTHGKVHSAKDKIFDFVDNALKKIKDLDFDLNFGQSVEISHIFHQGDVYLREMDIDLANGSLKLVPWDQNDVRIECQAKVYRVENSEQARENFLKDVLFAIDGQKLRFMTQQKWMKVDAVVYVPQAEYERVRVRMFNGPISGEELTIGDLRMKTANGKIELARLNGKRAEIETANGHITLQTSAIDALEVETINGAIKLDGDFRKVETQTLNGNTTYNLTGSRCELIAAKATTGGIDLYIPDGVAASGELKTNLGGFNIKLDGIQVLEEKSEMIQKMLRFQSVNHPDRMLKVFVDTKTGSITLHKSDEVSN, encoded by the coding sequence ATGAAGGAAGAACGTAAAAGAATATTAAAAATGGTTGAGGATGGAAAGCTTAATGTTGATGAGGCATTAACTTTACTAGAAGAACTTGAAAAAGCTGGGCAAACGATGGATCAAAAGCAAGAACAAATTGCACAAGAAATCTCGACTGCCTTTAAGTTCGAAGAAGCAAAGAAGGAAGAGTCGACACATGGAAAAGTTCACTCAGCAAAGGATAAAATTTTTGATTTTGTCGATAATGCTTTGAAAAAAATTAAGGACCTAGACTTTGATTTGAATTTCGGTCAGTCTGTTGAAATTTCGCATATCTTTCATCAGGGCGATGTATACTTACGTGAAATGGATATTGATCTCGCCAATGGCTCACTCAAACTTGTTCCTTGGGATCAAAATGATGTTCGGATTGAATGCCAGGCAAAGGTATATCGTGTAGAGAACTCAGAACAAGCTCGGGAAAACTTTTTGAAGGATGTCCTCTTTGCGATTGATGGACAAAAATTGCGGTTCATGACTCAGCAAAAATGGATGAAGGTCGACGCGGTAGTTTATGTTCCTCAAGCTGAATATGAACGCGTTCGTGTAAGAATGTTCAATGGCCCTATATCAGGTGAAGAATTAACGATAGGTGATTTGCGTATGAAAACAGCCAATGGGAAAATTGAACTCGCTCGTTTAAACGGGAAAAGGGCAGAAATTGAAACAGCTAATGGTCATATTACCCTTCAGACGAGTGCAATTGATGCCCTTGAAGTTGAAACCATAAATGGTGCCATTAAGCTCGATGGTGACTTTAGAAAGGTTGAAACGCAAACGTTAAACGGGAATACTACCTATAACTTAACGGGATCTCGCTGTGAATTAATTGCGGCTAAAGCAACGACAGGCGGAATTGATTTGTATATTCCTGATGGAGTGGCTGCTAGTGGCGAATTAAAAACAAATCTCGGCGGCTTTAATATTAAGCTTGATGGAATTCAGGTCCTTGAGGAAAAAAGTGAAATGATTCAAAAAATGCTTCGCTTTCAATCGGTTAATCATCCTGACCGCATGTTAAAGGTATTTGTCGATACGAAAACAGGATCGATTACACTCCATAAATCGGATGAGGTAAGCAATTAA
- a CDS encoding GntR family transcriptional regulator gives MINKNSPVPIYHQLEEYIKQQIENGVLKEESVIPSEREFAERFQISRMTVRQAINNLVSEGYLKRQKGRGTFVTKKKVEQELQGMTSFTEDMLSRGMNPSSILLSFQIIPADKKSALALRIEEADSIYKIKRIRLADGAPMALETAYIPVEIVPGLTEENSNLSLYQYIEENLALSIREATQEIEASTADTLDSETLEINIGDPILLIERISYLQEGIPFELVKSTFRADRYRFVHTMKR, from the coding sequence ATGATAAACAAAAATTCACCGGTTCCCATTTATCATCAACTAGAAGAGTACATTAAACAGCAAATAGAGAATGGCGTTTTAAAGGAAGAAAGTGTCATTCCCTCGGAACGGGAATTTGCAGAGCGGTTCCAAATAAGCCGAATGACAGTCAGACAGGCCATTAATAATCTGGTTTCGGAAGGCTATTTAAAAAGACAAAAAGGCAGAGGCACATTTGTTACTAAGAAAAAGGTTGAACAAGAATTACAGGGAATGACAAGTTTTACGGAGGACATGCTCTCAAGGGGAATGAACCCAAGCAGCATCTTGTTATCCTTTCAAATCATCCCTGCTGACAAAAAGTCAGCTCTTGCCCTTAGGATAGAAGAAGCTGACTCTATTTATAAAATAAAGCGGATTCGTTTAGCGGATGGTGCCCCAATGGCACTTGAAACGGCCTATATCCCTGTCGAAATTGTTCCAGGGCTGACAGAAGAAAACAGCAACCTGTCTCTTTACCAATACATCGAGGAAAATCTTGCTCTTTCGATAAGGGAAGCGACTCAGGAAATTGAAGCATCTACAGCTGATACTCTTGACTCAGAAACCTTGGAAATTAATATCGGCGACCCCATCCTTTTGATAGAGCGGATTTCTTATTTACAAGAGGGAATACCCTTTGAATTGGTAAAGTCGACCTTCCGTGCAGATCGATATCGCTTTGTTCATACCATGAAACGCTAA
- a CDS encoding N-acetylmuramoyl-L-alanine amidase translates to MKFMLDAGHGYNTAGKRTIDGMREYEFTRKVAAFARDMLTSYQNVTVYFAHSDDRDVPLQERTNAANRLNVDAYVSIHANAYGSTWNDANGIETYVYTTNHQETYQLAQKVQNNMVSLTGLRSRGVKTANFHVLRETNMPAILVECGFMTNRNEAGLMRTDDYQRKCAQAIVNALAAQYNLTKKQTAPTPKPPTPNPPSNPTPPVRSDLFRVQAGAFSEKSNADAHVTKLKSDGFEAFVFSDGLYKVQAGAFSERKNAEALVARLKAKGYQAFILTD, encoded by the coding sequence ATGAAATTCATGCTCGATGCGGGCCACGGCTATAACACAGCTGGAAAAAGAACGATTGATGGAATGCGGGAATACGAATTCACCAGAAAGGTAGCCGCTTTTGCGAGAGACATGCTAACCTCCTATCAAAATGTTACCGTCTATTTTGCCCACTCTGATGACCGAGATGTTCCGTTGCAAGAGCGGACAAATGCTGCCAACCGTCTAAATGTCGATGCGTATGTGTCCATTCACGCTAACGCCTATGGATCCACCTGGAATGACGCTAACGGAATTGAGACCTACGTATATACGACGAATCATCAGGAGACTTATCAATTAGCACAAAAGGTTCAAAACAATATGGTCTCGTTAACAGGTCTTAGAAGTCGCGGCGTTAAAACCGCAAATTTCCACGTACTTCGTGAAACAAATATGCCTGCCATTCTTGTTGAATGTGGCTTTATGACCAATAGAAATGAAGCAGGGCTAATGCGTACAGATGATTACCAAAGAAAATGTGCTCAAGCCATTGTCAATGCACTTGCAGCCCAATATAATTTGACCAAAAAACAGACTGCACCAACACCAAAACCTCCTACACCTAACCCGCCAAGTAATCCTACCCCGCCTGTTCGTTCAGATTTATTTAGAGTTCAAGCTGGTGCTTTTTCCGAAAAGAGCAATGCAGATGCGCACGTTACGAAGCTAAAATCCGATGGATTTGAAGCATTTGTTTTTTCTGATGGCTTATACAAAGTACAAGCTGGTGCTTTCTCTGAACGAAAAAATGCAGAAGCTCTCGTAGCACGCTTAAAAGCCAAAGGATACCAAGCGTTTATTCTGACTGATTAA